ACCAAAACTTTCTTTCCAGAGATTTCTAAAGCACTGCACCTCACGTACCTCGGTATGCTGCAAATGTTGACTGACCCAAATATTGCAAGTATTGCTTTTATTATGACTTATAACGCTTGACTAAGGCTtgattataatattattatagctATTTTAGAGGTAAATATCTTATTTTGTCTTATCCAAACTCAAATGTCATGCCCACTTTATTTTGTTGTCCTATTAAACTAAATGTTCTATAAATAAATGTTGactaaaaaaatatctatatctatatctatatatatatataaaatatatatatatatatatatatatatatatttgatgctGTATTTATCGAGAGCTCTTTTAAGTGGGTGGAGTGTCTGTGGTGAGCAGGTAGGGCGCGTGTACACCCCAACCCTTCCTTCATGATGCCTTAACGACAGCACACTGATatggaggaggtgcagggggggacgggacgttggagaccagagaccacagacccgggggggggggggggcagcccaaAGATGAAcaaagaccagaccagagaggCTAGAATAGACCAGGCCAGAGGAGTCGATGGTGccactgtcatgccaaatttgtaccggctgccaaatttgtaccgggcgcgtcatccatacgtaatccattccaaacctgcctggcagcagatgatcgcgtcgtccgttgccgggcaggtttcaaaaaacattcgcgctcatgttgcgaaataacataatacagttaacggatcgctagataacacttgtttttactttatatttgtattgtattcaattgtttaatcaaatttagctagtaacctgagtgtttaaagcgggtttcaaaaaacattcgcgctcatgttgccaaagacgaaataacataatgcagaaaacggatcgctagataacacttgtttttactttatatttgtattgtatttaattgtttaatcaaatttagcaagtaaactgagtgtttaaagcaggtcaaggacgaaatagcacaatacagataacggatcgctagatagaaggttcgcgaatgtccgtgaacctttcacgtcttcgacgcgatcgtccgttgccaggcaacggactgcgcgatcatctgttgccaggcaggtttggaatggattacgtatggatgacgcgcccggtacaaatttggcagccggtacaaatttggcatgacaccacCCTCCGCGTGGAGTCCCggttctgtctctctatctagtCATCCATCAGACTCTTTTATTCAAAGAAATTGACAGTGAAAGTTTGAGCTacgtgtcattaaggagcaagggggggctagggggcatcttgctcaaggacgactacaggtagactgcggaCATTAGGAGATCTAACCCAGAACCTTCCTGCCGGGAGTCGAACATCCTCACCACTAGACTATCCTCTCTTCAACGTTTACATTCCAGGAGCCACTGTGAACCCAATGCCGCTCCAGAGATTAGCTTTCTGATCTTCAAACGACGACCTTTGGACCTTCACCCCTCAATACTTTTTCAATGTTGCAAAGACTCTGTTACCCAGAATGCTTCTGTTCTTCTCGCTTTTAGGTTGTCAGCCCTTGGCTGTTGCTTTGTGTCATTCTCAAGTGCTTTCTTCACTGAAACTTGCAATAAAAGCTTTGCTCTGTCTAGCACGTTTCTGTGTGATGTGTTTAATGCTGGAGGGACCCCCCCTTTGATTCATTCAGGCTGCTCCCATTACAATAATATAGTCCTTTGTGAATTTTCAGTTCAATATTAAGTTGAACAATATCAATTAAATAAATCTCATTGTATTGTTATAATAGATgtgtattctatttttattcaaTACGTTTTAATTATCCTATAATCGTGTGAAAATAAGAATCCTGTTTACATAACCCTAGAATGAGTCCTTTATATCTACAGAAGGAGCGGAACTCACTCTTGAATAAAAAATTAAAGCTATTGTAATGTGGAGAAATTTGATCATAATCGCTATATTACTCAACCTATTACCTATAGTTTTacagacttttttttattaaaagcaATTCATCAAGAAACCTCCGCGCTTGAAACTTGCCTACTCGATGCTGTCGTATTACAGGCAACTGTAGCTTCTACTTCTGTGGAGAGGGGGTGTGTATTCAGTTTGTTGCAATCTGAAACCACCACTTGATACCGCTTAATCCTACACTACACCTTTAAGAAGTGTCCGCCTCTGTACTGAAGTAGATGCAGTTCATCTGCTCGCCAGATGGGGGCACACATCACTAAGCCAGAGGAGTGGTAATTCCCATGGTGCTCAATGGGTATATTGGGCCTATTAGCTCTTAGATAGAATTGCAGGATGGGTGGATGGGTTCGTTTGTTTTGGGTGTGTAGCGTAGGGTCTGCGtgttgagagagtgtgtgggagggcctttttgttttttaatctcaGCGGAAGAGGGATCCTATTGGAAAGTTGGGTTTTTTGGCGTCTATAGGAAGTGCGGTCATAATAACGTTATGGTTTGGCCTCTGCAGGAAATGTGGACGTGTGGATGGGAGCGTTCCTGATGGTCCCCTTGTCCTTCCAAACCTCCCTCATTAATCTGGGTTTGACCGATCTTTactgttttcttttttccaatCGTGTTGCACTGAGAAGGATCTCACAGCGGACATTTCTATTTCAGACATGTTCTTCTTTTTAGACATGAACGACTGCTGTTGTGGCCAGTGTGAGAGTTTGAGTCTTActgaattgtttttattttgtagaaTCAGGATTTTAGTAAAGTGTTAATAGTGTGGTTTATAAACAGCAGGTACAGGTTAAACGTTATCCGGCTCCACCGTCCCCAAGGGAACAACTACAGTCTTTAAttgttctgtccgtctgttttgAGCTCTGCAGGGCCAGTTGCTTTTATCGGCTCTTACTTCCTCCAAGAGTCGATTTCAGAATAACAGCGCAGAGCAGATCTGATCTCTGGCATTGAGTCCCTGATGTGGCAGAATGACAGATGGTAACCGTTGCTGTCGTACCCCCCGTCCTCAACATGAACTCTCCCCTTACTGCCTCCTGCCTGTCGTCAATCTCCCGCTACACCCAGGTTCCATTTAGAGTCTGTCAACTTTACTGTTGGACGGtctcatctccaaaacacttgaacacGTGAATCGTAAGTGTAGAGAAGGACATGGGAAACAAAGGGCTTGGAGGGGATTTACGAAAATATGGACTTGTTTTCCAATTAGAAGCATCCCACTAAGCTATTACACTTCATTATTCTTATCTTTGATTGCCATAAATAAGCTGCTTCGGTGAGGGAGTCACATTGCAGGGCTTTATTCTGCCTCCCATTAGACCAAtaccatgtaaaaaaaaatgcgtTACAAAATTAGTTCTGATTGGAATAAAGGGTTAGTCGTGTTTGTgaagtataaaaatgaataaGTCCATCGTTAGAATCCGTGCACACTTCACATTGTCCAAAGCACTGAATGGACAGGAAGTCCACCCCTAGTGGTCAGGCCACTTCCTGTATGGGCGGGTGACTCTAGGGGTCAGGTTTCCAGCAGGTTGTGCAGACATTCTCCTCTGCTTCGGAGCAGTCGCCGCCTCCTGCAAAGAAACCAAACCGAATAAATAAAAAGTTACTAGTTGCATAACTAATAACTATAACTAGTTGCATAACTATAACTAATAATACAACTAGTTACATTAATCAGTAACCATAACCAGTACCGTACCACCACATGAGAGCTGCCATCCCCatagccagcagcagcagcatcacgaCGCACACCACCGCTATCGCGACGCCCCTAGACTCCACGGCCTCGCAGGGAGCTGGAACCACAGGGTAAAGACGGTGCATTTATGAGGTCGACAGGTCGGGGGAAAAAAAACCACCTGGTTCTCAACACCTCCAGCGATCCATTACTGATTGTGACATCACCAGACGTGGTCGATAGGAAACGTCTCAACAAGCTGCAGCCTAGGTATTCTAAACTGCCGGGTGTCTGCAGCAGCGTCCTGGCGTGTTCACCTGCGGTGTACGTCGCCGAGCTGTAGCCCAGCTTGTTGCTGACCACGCAGGTGAAGTGGCCgcagagcggcgagtggctgaCCGCCAGCGTCTTGCCGTCGGGGGAGACGCGGCCCAGCGCGGCGGTGACGGCGGCCCTGTCGTGGAGCCAGCTGAAGGTGGGGTCGGTGCCCCAGGCCTCGGTGCAGACCAGCGACGAGTGGGAGTCGTTGACGCCCACGGACACGTGATGCACCGGCTCTGTAGGACACAGGCCATTATAGGagaggaggacacgcccacacagggagaggacacgcccacacagATAGAGGACACTCCCACACAGGGAgaggacacgcccacacagggagaggacacgcccacacagGGAGAGGACACGCCCACGCAGGGAGAGGCCACGCCCACGCAGGGAGAGACCACGCCCACATCGGCAGAGGACACACCCACACTGGGAgaggacacacccacacaggagAGGACACGCCCAAACAGAGAGAGGCCACTACCACACCGGCATAGGATACGCCCACACATGGAgaggacacgcccacacatGGATAGGACACGCCCACATAGAAGGACACGCCTGCACGTGTGAGGACGTAAATGGGAGACAGGccaacatttttattcagaccATGTATCAAAGGTTATCTGCAGATAACTAATCTATGTAATGTGGTCTAGGCTGTTTTATCTATATCATAGTTAATGGTTTATTGGATGAAAAGTACAGACATTTATACTATGTAGTGTTGTGAGTGACTCCTACCCTATTGTAAAGAGTCTATAAGGTAGTTCCACCATGTTCCAACCCATTTTGAGAGGTGGTCCTACTTTAGTCTAAAAACAGACAGTATGAGATGTGGTAGTCATGTCACATTCTAACCAGTAGGAAGGCCTAGTATGTTCTAATCTAATCATTGTGAGAGTTAGTCCTCACGTATTCTAACCAGAACGAGATAGTCCCAACGTATTCTAAACAGAATCAGAGGTAGGCCACCTGCATTCTAACCTGAATCagaggtaggcctaccgtatCCTAACCAGTATTACAGGTTGGCCTACCGTATCCTAACCAGTATGAGAGGTTGGCCTACCGTATCCTAACCAGTATGAGAGGTAGGCCTACCATATTCTAACCAGTATGAGTGAGAGGTTGGCCTACTGTATTCCAACCAGTATCAGGGCTAGGCCTACTGTATTCTAACCAGTATGAGAGGTTGGCCTACCGTATCCTAACCAGTATTACAGGTTGGCCTACCGTATCCTAACCAGTATGAGAGGTTGGCCTACCGTATCCCAACCAGTATGAGAGGTTGGCCTACCATATTCTAACCAGTATGAGAGGTTGGCCTACTGTATTCCAACCAGTATCAGGGCTAGGCCTACTGTATTCTAACCAGTATGAGAGGTTGGCCTACCGTATCCTAACCAGTATTACAGGTTGGCCTACCGTATCCTAACCAGTATGAGAGGTTGGCCTACCGTATCCCAACCAGTATGAGAGGTTGGCCTAACATATTCTAACCAGTATGAGAGGTTGGCCTACTGTATTCCAACCAGTATCAGGGCTAGGCCTACTGTATTCTAACCAGTATGAGAGGTTGGCCTACCGTATCCTAACCAGTATTACAGGTTGGCCTACCGTATCCTAACCAGTATGAGAGGTTGGCCTACCGTATCCTAACCAGTATGAGAGGTTGGCCTACTGTATTCTAACCAGTATGAGGTTGGCCTACCGTATCCTAACCAGTATGAGAGGTTGGCCTACCGTATCCTAACCAGTATGAGAGGTTGGCCTACCGTATCCTAACCAGTATGAGAGGTTGGCCTACCGTATCCTAACCAGTATGAGAGGTTGGCCTACCGTATTCTAACCAGTATGAGAGGTTGGCCTACTGTATTCTAACCAGTATCAGGGCTAGGCCTACTGTATTCTAACCAGTAtgagaggtaggcctactgtattctAACCAGTAtgagaggtaggcctactgtattctAACCAGTATCAGGGCTAGGCCTACCGTATTCGCGGACGACGCAGTAGGCCCTGGAGGGAAGCCCCGTCTGGTCGGACACCGTCAGCGAGTAAATCCCTCCGTCGTCTCCGCTGAACGAGTTGACGCTCAGCGACGTAAGCTGCCCGTCAAGGGTCATGTGACCAGGGCACGCCGGCCCCCCCGGGGAGCAGGAGGCCAGCACCTCTCTACCCTTGGCGTCTCCCGTCTCCGGCTCCCGCTCCCAGGTCACCGTGGCAACCGTCTCCAGGGGCCCGTGGTCGATGCGGGCACGGAGGACCAGGTTGGAGCCCCGGATCACATGGGAGGGGTCGGGGTTCAGGATGGTCACGGACAAACAGTTTGCCCCGCACACtgaagacaacacacacacacacacacacacacacacacacacacacacacacacacacacacacacacacacacacacacacacacacatcacaacacacacacacacacacacacacacacacacacacacacacacacacacacacacacacacacacacacatcacaacacacacacacacacacacacacacacacacacacacatcacaacacacacacacacacacacacacacacacacacacacacacacacacacacacacacacacacacacacacatcacaacacacacacacacacacacacacacacacatcacaacacacacacacacacacacacacacacacacacacacacacacacacacacacacacacacacacacacacatcacatcacaacacacacacacacacacacacacacacacacacacacacacacacacacacacacacatcacatcacaacacacacacacacacacacacacacacacacacacacacacacacacacacacacacatcacaacacacacacacacacacacacacacacacacacacacacacacacacaccacatcatAACACACAGAACAAAGGCAGGATATCTAGGGTTACagatttgcgtgtgtgtgggggggggggggggggggtatgtgtgtgtttgtgtgttacctAGTAGAAGTAAtgtagctgctgctgcctgCAGATCCATCAGCCCTGTTAATGAGAATTGAACACAACAGgaatgtctctctctatccgctcacacacacacacacacacacacacacacacacacacacacacacacacacacacacacacacacacacacacacacctctctctctctacttcccCTTTCTCACTCATccacccctctctttctttccctctcccaatctctctccctcgctcgtcAGAGTGAAGTTAACGCAATATAAAACCCTTTCTAAAGTATTAACGTAAGGCATATCAGAAAACAGCGCGTGCACTAAAATGAGAGAATCGACAGTAACACCGTAACGCTTCTttcaaccaaacaaaacaaacctacCGTCTCCTTTTCCAGacgatggggggagagagggaacgaggagggacagagagcgggagagagggagagagagagagagagagagagagagagagagagagagagagagagagagagagagagagagagagagagagagagagagagagagagagagagagagagagagagagagagagagagagagagagagctcaaaataaataaatcactgCTAGTGCCGTTTACTGCTGTAACTAGCACTATCCGCGTTTCTTCCCcgatatgtaggctactgctgcacCAACACAACTAtaacctcgctctctctcacggCATTCAACTTCCCTCTATATTCCTGCACGTCCAAAGCTAAAGGCGTCGCTTCTTTACTTAAGGGTACGCCCCCTCCCCTTTCTGTACTCTACTACTGTAG
The Gadus macrocephalus chromosome 6, ASM3116895v1 DNA segment above includes these coding regions:
- the si:dkeyp-97a10.2 gene encoding uncharacterized protein si:dkeyp-97a10.2 translates to MDLQAAAATLLLLVCGANCLSVTILNPDPSHVIRGSNLVLRARIDHGPLETVATVTWEREPETGDAKGREVLASCSPGGPACPGHMTLDGQLTSLSVNSFSGDDGGIYSLTVSDQTGLPSRAYCVVREYEPVHHVSVGVNDSHSSLVCTEAWGTDPTFSWLHDRAAVTAALGRVSPDGKTLAVSHSPLCGHFTCVVSNKLGYSSATYTAAPCEAVESRGVAIAVVCVVMLLLLAMGMAALMWWRRRLLRSRGECLHNLLET